The Amycolatopsis viridis genome window below encodes:
- a CDS encoding beta-ketoacyl-[acyl-carrier-protein] synthase family protein, whose translation MSNIDVVITGIGATTPLGGDVASTWEGLLAGRSGIRRIEADWVERFDLPVKIGATLAEDPAEKLPRVQARRLDRCEQIALIAARQAWADAGFEQPSDEHTDVDPDRLGVSIGTGIGGPLTLLAMDDLLEEHGIRKVSPLTVPMLMPNGPAAHVGIDLKARAGVHSPVSACASGAEGIANGYQMIQNGRADVVVAGGAEACIHPITIAGFAQARTVSTRNDEPERASRPFDTDRDGFVLGEGAGVVVLERADRAKARGARIYGRLAGYGITSDAHHITGNHPEGIGQIAAMANAMTMAGLTSADVGHVNAHATSTVVGDIGEANAIRKAVGEHPVVTAPKSALGHLVGGAGAVEGILTLLSLYHGVVPPTLNLEHLDPKVELDVVSGEPRKVELAAALSNSFGFGGHNTALLFTGA comes from the coding sequence ATGAGCAACATCGACGTCGTGATCACGGGGATCGGCGCGACGACGCCACTCGGCGGGGACGTCGCGTCCACGTGGGAGGGCTTGCTCGCCGGCCGCAGCGGCATCCGGCGGATCGAGGCCGACTGGGTCGAGCGGTTCGACCTGCCGGTCAAGATCGGCGCGACGCTCGCCGAGGATCCGGCGGAGAAGCTGCCGCGCGTGCAGGCGCGCCGGCTGGACCGGTGTGAGCAGATCGCGCTCATCGCCGCCCGGCAGGCGTGGGCGGACGCCGGTTTCGAACAGCCCAGCGACGAGCACACCGACGTCGACCCGGATCGGCTCGGCGTGTCCATCGGCACCGGCATCGGCGGCCCGCTGACGCTGCTGGCCATGGACGACCTGCTCGAGGAGCACGGCATCCGGAAGGTCTCGCCCCTGACCGTGCCGATGCTGATGCCGAACGGGCCGGCCGCGCACGTCGGCATCGACCTCAAGGCCAGGGCCGGCGTGCATTCGCCGGTGTCGGCGTGCGCCTCCGGTGCCGAGGGCATCGCCAACGGCTACCAGATGATCCAGAACGGCCGGGCCGACGTGGTGGTGGCGGGTGGTGCGGAGGCCTGCATCCACCCGATCACCATCGCCGGGTTCGCGCAGGCGCGGACGGTGTCCACGCGCAACGACGAGCCGGAGCGCGCGTCGCGGCCGTTCGACACCGACCGGGACGGGTTCGTGCTCGGTGAAGGTGCCGGTGTGGTCGTGCTGGAGCGGGCCGACCGGGCGAAGGCCCGCGGCGCGCGGATCTACGGCCGGCTGGCCGGGTACGGCATCACCTCCGACGCGCACCACATCACCGGCAACCACCCGGAAGGCATCGGGCAGATCGCCGCGATGGCCAACGCGATGACCATGGCGGGTCTCACGTCGGCCGACGTCGGGCACGTGAACGCGCACGCGACGTCCACCGTGGTCGGTGACATCGGCGAGGCCAACGCCATCCGCAAGGCCGTCGGTGAGCACCCGGTGGTGACCGCGCCGAAGTCGGCTCTGGGGCACCTGGTCGGTGGCGCGGGGGCGGTCGAGGGCATCCTGACGCTGTTGTCGCTGTACCACGGGGTGGTGCCGCCGACGCTGAACCTGGAGCACCTGGACCCGAAGGTCGAGCTCGACGTGGTGTCCGGGGAGCCCCGGAAGGTGGAGCTCGCGGCCGCGCTGAGCAACTCGTTCGGGTTCGGCGGACACAACACGGCGCTGTTGTTCACCGGCGCGTAG
- a CDS encoding acyl carrier protein, with protein MADKQEILNGLAEIVEEVAGVSQDDVSLEKSFVDDLDIDSLSMVEIAVQAEDKFGVKIPDDELANLKTVGDAVDYVAANAK; from the coding sequence GTGGCGGACAAGCAGGAGATCCTCAACGGCCTCGCGGAGATCGTCGAGGAGGTCGCGGGCGTCTCGCAGGACGACGTGAGCCTGGAGAAGTCCTTCGTCGACGACCTGGACATCGACTCGCTGTCGATGGTGGAGATCGCGGTGCAGGCCGAGGACAAGTTCGGGGTCAAGATCCCGGACGACGAGCTGGCCAACCTCAAGACCGTCGGCGACGCCGTGGACTACGTCGCCGCGAACGCCAAGTAA
- a CDS encoding beta-ketoacyl-ACP synthase III, which produces MSPVLRQKQGPAATRILGVGSYQPERVVTNDDLSQIMDTSDQWIRDRVGIIERRFADKDELLVDMAVKAGNAALADAGLQPADVDTVIVPNCTMPSPIPNAAGQVADRIGVKAAGAFDLNAACAGFCYGLGVASDLIRAGSAGRVLVIGAEKLTDVVDPVDRANAIIFADGAGAAVVGPSDEPGIGPVSWGSAGDLVDTIYMRDHRYIYQEGQSVFRWATTQIAPIALRAVELAGLQPSDVDVLIPHQANLRIVDAIAKRLRAKGAREDLIVADDIKFSGNTSSASIPMALDHMRKAGTVKSGDVVLMVGFGAGLSYAGQVVICP; this is translated from the coding sequence GTGAGCCCGGTGTTACGCCAGAAGCAGGGCCCGGCCGCCACCCGCATCCTCGGCGTCGGCAGCTACCAGCCCGAGCGCGTCGTCACCAACGACGACCTGTCCCAGATCATGGACACCAGCGACCAGTGGATCCGGGACCGGGTCGGCATCATCGAGCGCCGGTTCGCCGACAAGGACGAGCTGCTCGTCGACATGGCGGTCAAGGCGGGCAACGCGGCGCTGGCCGACGCCGGCCTGCAGCCGGCCGACGTGGACACGGTGATCGTGCCGAACTGCACCATGCCGTCACCGATCCCGAACGCGGCCGGCCAGGTCGCCGACCGGATCGGGGTCAAGGCGGCCGGCGCGTTCGACCTCAACGCCGCGTGCGCCGGGTTCTGCTACGGCCTCGGCGTCGCCTCCGACCTGATCCGCGCCGGCTCGGCCGGGCGGGTGCTGGTGATCGGCGCGGAGAAGCTGACCGACGTGGTCGACCCGGTGGACCGCGCCAACGCGATCATCTTCGCGGACGGCGCGGGCGCCGCGGTGGTCGGACCGTCGGACGAGCCGGGCATCGGGCCGGTCTCCTGGGGCAGCGCCGGGGACCTGGTCGACACCATCTACATGCGCGACCACCGCTACATCTACCAGGAGGGCCAGTCGGTCTTCCGGTGGGCGACCACGCAGATCGCCCCGATCGCGTTGCGGGCGGTCGAGCTGGCCGGGTTGCAGCCGTCGGACGTCGACGTGCTCATCCCGCACCAGGCGAACCTGCGGATCGTGGACGCGATCGCCAAGCGCCTGCGCGCCAAGGGCGCGCGGGAGGACCTGATCGTCGCCGACGACATCAAGTTCTCCGGCAACACCTCGTCCGCGTCGATCCCCATGGCGCTGGACCACATGCGGAAAGCGGGCACCGTCAAATCGGGTGACGTGGTGCTGATGGTTGGATTCGGCGCGGGCCTGTCCTACGCCGGACAGGTCGTCATCTGCCCGTGA
- a CDS encoding ACP S-malonyltransferase: MTAVLAPGQGSQAPGMFSPWLELDGTREKLARWSERTGLDLVHLGTEADAETIQDTAITQPLIVALSLLAFDALGDVPSGAPVAGHSVGELAAAAAAGVLTPEEAVALAAVRGAEMAKACAIEPTSMAAVMLGDPDQVVAWLADHGLVAANRNGAGQIVASGAKDAIERIVAEPLEGTKVRPLKVAGAFHTQYMAPAEEALRAHAASITPKDPVRPLLSNADGTVVTSGAEYLERLVKQVTRPVRWDLTMDGLVELGVTTTVELPPAGTLTGLVKRQLKGTVTQTVAVKTPADLPAAKEIL, translated from the coding sequence GTGACAGCAGTGCTCGCTCCCGGGCAGGGCTCCCAAGCGCCCGGCATGTTCTCCCCCTGGCTCGAACTCGACGGTACCCGCGAGAAGCTCGCGCGGTGGTCGGAGCGGACCGGGCTCGACCTGGTCCACCTCGGCACCGAGGCCGACGCCGAGACCATCCAGGACACCGCGATCACGCAGCCGCTGATCGTCGCGCTCTCGCTGCTGGCCTTCGACGCGCTGGGCGACGTCCCGTCCGGCGCCCCGGTCGCCGGCCACTCGGTCGGCGAGCTGGCGGCCGCGGCCGCGGCCGGCGTGCTCACCCCCGAGGAGGCCGTTGCCCTGGCCGCGGTGCGGGGCGCCGAGATGGCGAAGGCGTGCGCGATCGAGCCGACCTCGATGGCTGCTGTCATGCTGGGCGACCCGGACCAGGTCGTCGCGTGGCTGGCGGATCACGGCCTCGTCGCGGCGAACCGCAACGGCGCCGGCCAGATCGTCGCCTCCGGCGCCAAGGACGCGATCGAGCGCATCGTCGCCGAGCCGCTCGAGGGCACGAAGGTCCGGCCGCTGAAGGTCGCCGGCGCCTTCCACACCCAGTACATGGCCCCCGCCGAGGAGGCCCTGCGCGCCCACGCCGCGTCCATCACGCCGAAGGACCCGGTCCGCCCGCTGCTGTCCAACGCCGACGGCACCGTGGTCACCAGCGGCGCCGAATACCTGGAGCGGCTGGTCAAGCAGGTCACGCGCCCGGTCCGCTGGGATCTGACGATGGACGGCCTGGTCGAGCTGGGCGTCACCACGACGGTCGAGCTGCCGCCCGCGGGGACCCTGACCGGACTGGTCAAGCGCCAGCTCAAGGGCACGGTCACGCAGACCGTCGCCGTGAAGACCCCCGCCGATCTGCCCGCCGCCAAGGAGATCCTGTGA
- a CDS encoding PucR family transcriptional regulator: MTQTNGRRPAKHHGLSAKTLRRLEHASGRLASASVAAMEQRLPWFGRLPAEQRASILLITQTGAAGFVDWLRDSQEALKLTTEAFRGAPEDLSRWISLRQAVGLVRLAMEVFEEQLPEFAATDEEHAALVEGILRYGREIAFATANSYAAAAEARGAWDARLEALVVDGIVRGDAEEAVLSRAAALGWEPSAMATVLAGRPPSDDPPSVVFEVRRLAARLGRPVLLSVQGTRLIVVAGGPTDGDARQREVLGKLAGAFGEGPVVAGPTVPSLAEAHRSAAEALSGLRAVVGWPGAPRPVRSSDLLPERALSGDADAERLLIEEIAQPLESAGPTMLQTVDEYLESGGVLETCAKKLFVHPNTVRYRLRRAAELTGRNPAEPRDALVLRVALTVGRLARARGLW; the protein is encoded by the coding sequence ATGACCCAGACGAACGGCAGGCGGCCGGCCAAGCACCACGGCCTTTCGGCGAAGACGCTGCGCAGGCTCGAGCACGCCTCGGGACGCCTCGCCTCCGCCAGCGTCGCCGCCATGGAGCAGCGGCTGCCCTGGTTCGGCCGGCTGCCCGCCGAGCAGCGGGCGAGCATCCTGCTGATCACCCAGACCGGCGCGGCGGGGTTCGTGGACTGGCTGCGCGATTCGCAGGAGGCGCTCAAGCTCACCACCGAGGCGTTCCGCGGCGCGCCCGAGGACCTGTCCCGCTGGATCAGCCTGCGGCAGGCCGTCGGGCTGGTGCGGCTGGCGATGGAGGTGTTCGAGGAGCAGCTGCCGGAGTTCGCCGCCACCGACGAGGAGCACGCCGCGCTGGTCGAGGGCATCCTCCGCTACGGCCGGGAGATCGCGTTCGCCACGGCCAACTCCTACGCCGCCGCTGCGGAGGCACGCGGCGCGTGGGACGCCCGGCTGGAGGCGCTGGTCGTGGACGGCATCGTGCGCGGCGACGCCGAGGAAGCGGTGCTGTCCCGGGCCGCGGCGCTGGGCTGGGAGCCGTCGGCGATGGCGACGGTGCTGGCCGGGCGGCCACCGTCGGACGACCCGCCGAGCGTCGTGTTCGAGGTGCGGCGCCTGGCGGCCCGGCTGGGGCGCCCGGTGCTGCTCAGCGTCCAGGGGACCCGGCTGATCGTGGTGGCCGGCGGACCGACCGACGGTGACGCCCGGCAGCGGGAGGTGCTCGGCAAGCTGGCCGGCGCGTTCGGCGAGGGGCCGGTGGTCGCCGGGCCGACGGTGCCCAGCCTCGCCGAAGCGCACCGCAGCGCCGCCGAGGCGTTGTCCGGGCTGCGGGCGGTGGTCGGCTGGCCGGGGGCTCCGCGCCCGGTGCGGTCGTCGGACCTGCTGCCGGAACGAGCCCTGTCCGGGGACGCCGACGCCGAGCGGCTGCTGATCGAGGAGATCGCGCAGCCGCTGGAGAGCGCCGGGCCGACCATGCTGCAGACGGTGGACGAGTACCTGGAGTCCGGCGGGGTGCTGGAGACGTGCGCGAAGAAGCTGTTCGTGCACCCCAACACGGTGCGGTACCGGCTACGGCGGGCAGCCGAGCTCACCGGCCGCAACCCCGCCGAGCCGCGCGACGCCCTCGTACTGCGGGTCGCCCTGACCGTCGGCAGGCTCGCCCGGGCGCGCGGCCTCTGGTGA
- a CDS encoding nicotinamide mononucleotide transporter family protein, translated as MHVLLQHGLSVFGQWISIAELAGQLCALAVVFLAQRRTLWTWPVQVGATVLLFAVYASAHLGGLAARQVAILLISVYGWWAWTRRRDPVFGVIVRGGRGVERIVMAAAFVAGTVVMALVLDALHASWAPWPDAAIFVGTLVAFAAQGRGLVEFWLVWLVVDAIGVPLQISSGLYFSAAVYLVFAVLVVHGWWSWHRVSARVEQLTTASR; from the coding sequence ATGCACGTTCTGTTGCAGCACGGGTTGTCCGTTTTCGGGCAGTGGATCTCCATCGCGGAGCTGGCCGGCCAGCTGTGCGCGCTGGCCGTCGTCTTCCTCGCGCAGCGCCGCACGCTGTGGACCTGGCCGGTGCAGGTCGGCGCGACTGTGCTGCTGTTCGCCGTCTACGCGTCGGCGCACCTGGGCGGCCTGGCCGCCCGCCAGGTGGCGATCCTGCTGATCTCGGTCTACGGCTGGTGGGCGTGGACGCGGCGGCGCGACCCGGTGTTCGGGGTGATCGTGCGCGGTGGCCGGGGGGTCGAGCGGATCGTCATGGCCGCGGCGTTCGTGGCGGGCACCGTGGTGATGGCGCTGGTGCTCGACGCGCTGCACGCGTCCTGGGCGCCGTGGCCGGACGCGGCGATCTTCGTCGGCACCCTGGTGGCCTTCGCCGCCCAGGGACGCGGGCTGGTCGAGTTCTGGCTGGTGTGGCTCGTCGTCGACGCGATCGGCGTGCCGCTGCAGATCTCCTCCGGGCTGTACTTCTCGGCGGCCGTCTACCTCGTGTTCGCGGTCCTGGTCGTGCACGGCTGGTGGAGCTGGCACCGGGTCAGCGCGCGCGTCGAGCAGCTCACCACGGCGTCCCGCTAG
- a CDS encoding alpha-hydroxy acid oxidase encodes MTRRRLPRPRELQRILRPRPVELNPTDRRLAKAHTIADLRTIARRRTPRAVFDYADGAAELEESLRRARQAFRAVEFHPSVLRGVSDVDTGVPVLGERSALPFAFAPTGFTRMMHHEGERAVVRVAQRERIPYVLSTMGTVSIEQVASAAPQARKWFQLYVWRDHGAGRELMQRAWDNGYGTLLLTVDTPVGGARMRDVRNGLTIPPALTLRTFADGALHPAWWFNLLTTEPLTFASFESWNGTVAELINSLFDPALNFDDLAWVRETWPGKLVVKGIQNPADAREVVKCGADAVVLSNHGGRQLDRAPTPLELLPATLDAVGGDAEVWLDTGILSGGDIVAAMAQGASLCLVGRAYLYGLMAGGERGVQRCVDILRGEIVRTMQLLGVRRITDLTPAHVTVR; translated from the coding sequence ATGACGCGACGCCGACTCCCCCGGCCCCGTGAGCTGCAGCGGATCCTGCGGCCCCGGCCGGTCGAGCTGAACCCGACCGACCGGCGGCTGGCGAAGGCGCACACCATCGCCGATCTGCGCACGATCGCACGCCGGCGCACGCCGCGTGCGGTGTTCGACTACGCCGACGGCGCAGCCGAGCTCGAGGAGAGCCTGCGCCGTGCCCGGCAGGCGTTCCGCGCAGTGGAGTTCCACCCCAGCGTGCTGCGTGGTGTGTCCGATGTGGACACCGGCGTACCGGTGCTCGGCGAGCGGTCGGCGCTGCCGTTCGCGTTCGCGCCCACCGGGTTCACGCGGATGATGCACCACGAGGGCGAACGGGCGGTGGTCCGGGTCGCGCAGCGGGAACGCATCCCGTACGTGCTGTCGACGATGGGTACCGTCTCGATCGAGCAGGTCGCCAGTGCGGCCCCGCAGGCACGGAAGTGGTTCCAGCTGTACGTGTGGCGGGACCACGGTGCGGGCCGGGAGCTGATGCAGCGGGCGTGGGACAACGGGTACGGCACGCTGCTGCTGACGGTGGACACGCCGGTGGGCGGGGCGCGGATGCGGGACGTGCGCAACGGCCTGACGATCCCGCCCGCGCTGACGCTGCGGACGTTCGCCGACGGCGCCCTGCACCCGGCGTGGTGGTTCAACCTGCTGACCACCGAGCCGCTGACGTTCGCGTCGTTCGAGTCGTGGAACGGCACCGTCGCGGAGCTGATCAACTCCCTGTTCGACCCGGCGTTGAACTTCGACGATCTGGCGTGGGTCCGCGAGACCTGGCCGGGCAAGCTGGTCGTCAAGGGGATCCAGAACCCCGCCGACGCGCGGGAGGTGGTCAAGTGCGGCGCGGACGCGGTGGTGCTGTCCAACCACGGCGGCCGCCAGCTCGACCGGGCACCCACCCCGCTGGAACTACTGCCGGCGACGCTGGACGCGGTGGGTGGCGACGCCGAGGTGTGGCTGGACACCGGGATCCTGTCCGGCGGCGACATCGTGGCCGCGATGGCGCAGGGCGCCTCGCTGTGCCTGGTCGGCCGGGCCTACCTGTACGGGCTGATGGCCGGCGGGGAGCGGGGCGTGCAGCGGTGCGTGGACATCCTGCGCGGCGAGATCGTGCGCACCATGCAGCTGCTCGGAGTGCGGCGGATCACGGACCTCACGCCGGCCCACGTCACGGTGCGCTAG
- the aceE gene encoding pyruvate dehydrogenase (acetyl-transferring), homodimeric type has product MAPQNHQAAGNGASSDRAPARVRVIRDGLAAHLPDIDPEETAEWLDSFDEALARGGQQRARYLMLRILERARERNVGVPPLTATDYVNTIPTENEPWFPGDEEIERRYRAYIRWNAAIMVHRAQRPGVSVGGHISTYASSAALYEVGFNHFFRGKDHSGGGDQVFIQGHASPGIYARAYLEGRLTESQLDGFRQEMSHAGEGGGLPSYPHPRLMPSFWEYPTVSMGLGPMNAIYQARFNRYLRDRGIKDTSDQHVWAFLGDGEMDEAESRGLIHVAAGEGLDNLTFVINCNLQRLDGPVRGNGKIIQELEAYFRGAGWNVIKVIWGREWDALLHADRDGALVNLMNVTPDGDYQTYKANDGAYVREHFFGRDPRTKDLVKDLTDAEIWNLKRGGHDYRKVYAAYKAAMENHGQPTVILAHTIKGYGLGPTFEGRNATHQMKKLTLDDLKLFRDAQRIPISDEELERDPKLPPYYHPGPDSPEIQYMIGRRKTLGGFVPERRNRAKSLVLPGDKVYEAVRKGSGKQEVATTMAFVRLVRELAKDGEIGHRIVPIIPDEARTFGLDSMFPTAKIYNPHGQSYTSVDASLMLAYKESEHGQLLHEGINEAGSTSSFTAVGTSYATHGEPMIPIYIFYSMFGFQRTGDGLWAAADQMARGFVLGATAGRTTLTGEGLQHADGHSLLLAHTNPAVVAYDPAWSFEIAHIVRDGLRRMYGEGGPDGNGENVFYYITIYNEPYRQPAEPENLDVAGLLKGLYRYAEAPAGDGPEAQILVSGVTMPDALKAQQMLAEEWGVRAAVWSATSWSELRREAVAVDRDNLLHPADEPRVPYVTQALSGATGPVVAVSDWMRAVPDLIRPWVPTDMVTLGTDGFGFSDTRPAARRYFLVDAESITVATLAALAKRGEVAQDKVVEAARKYRIDDVTAAGPQLTDAGNA; this is encoded by the coding sequence TTGGCCCCCCAGAACCACCAGGCCGCAGGCAACGGAGCCAGCAGCGATCGGGCCCCGGCCCGGGTCCGCGTCATCCGCGACGGATTGGCGGCCCACCTGCCCGACATCGACCCGGAGGAGACCGCCGAATGGCTCGACTCGTTCGACGAGGCACTCGCCCGGGGCGGCCAGCAGCGGGCTCGATACCTGATGCTGCGGATCCTGGAACGCGCCCGTGAGCGCAACGTCGGTGTCCCGCCGCTGACCGCGACGGACTACGTCAACACCATCCCCACGGAGAACGAACCGTGGTTCCCCGGCGACGAGGAGATCGAGCGCCGGTACCGGGCCTACATCCGGTGGAACGCCGCGATCATGGTCCACCGGGCGCAGCGGCCCGGGGTCAGCGTGGGCGGGCACATCTCGACCTACGCGTCCTCGGCCGCGCTGTACGAGGTCGGCTTCAACCACTTCTTCCGCGGCAAGGACCACTCCGGCGGCGGTGACCAGGTGTTCATCCAGGGTCACGCCTCGCCCGGCATCTACGCCAGGGCGTACCTGGAGGGCCGGCTCACCGAGTCGCAGCTCGACGGCTTCCGCCAGGAGATGTCGCACGCGGGCGAGGGCGGCGGGCTGCCGTCGTACCCGCACCCGCGCCTGATGCCGTCGTTCTGGGAGTACCCGACCGTGTCCATGGGCCTCGGCCCGATGAACGCGATCTACCAGGCCCGGTTCAACCGGTACCTGCGCGACCGCGGTATCAAGGACACCTCCGACCAGCACGTCTGGGCGTTCCTCGGCGACGGCGAGATGGACGAGGCGGAGTCGCGCGGCCTGATCCACGTCGCGGCGGGCGAGGGCCTGGACAACCTCACGTTCGTCATCAACTGCAACCTGCAGCGGCTGGACGGGCCGGTGCGCGGCAACGGCAAGATCATCCAGGAGCTCGAGGCGTACTTCCGCGGCGCGGGCTGGAACGTGATCAAGGTCATCTGGGGCCGCGAGTGGGACGCGCTGCTGCACGCCGACCGCGACGGCGCGCTGGTCAACCTGATGAACGTCACCCCCGACGGTGACTACCAGACGTACAAGGCCAACGACGGCGCCTACGTGCGCGAGCACTTCTTCGGCCGCGACCCGCGGACGAAGGACCTCGTCAAGGACCTGACCGACGCGGAGATCTGGAACCTCAAGCGGGGTGGCCACGACTACCGCAAGGTGTACGCGGCGTACAAGGCCGCGATGGAGAACCACGGCCAGCCGACGGTGATCCTGGCGCACACCATCAAGGGTTACGGCCTGGGCCCGACGTTCGAGGGCCGCAACGCCACGCACCAGATGAAGAAGCTCACGCTCGACGACCTGAAGCTGTTCCGGGACGCGCAGCGCATCCCGATCAGCGACGAAGAGCTGGAGCGCGATCCGAAGCTGCCGCCGTACTACCACCCGGGCCCGGACTCGCCGGAGATCCAGTACATGATCGGGCGCCGCAAGACGCTCGGCGGGTTCGTGCCGGAGCGGCGCAACCGGGCGAAGTCGCTGGTGCTGCCGGGCGACAAGGTGTACGAGGCGGTGCGCAAGGGCTCGGGCAAGCAGGAGGTCGCCACCACGATGGCGTTCGTCCGGCTGGTCCGCGAGCTGGCCAAGGACGGCGAGATCGGGCACCGGATCGTGCCGATCATCCCGGACGAGGCCCGCACCTTCGGCCTGGACTCGATGTTCCCGACGGCGAAGATCTACAACCCGCACGGGCAGAGCTACACGTCGGTGGACGCGAGCCTGATGCTGGCCTACAAGGAGTCCGAGCACGGCCAGCTGCTGCACGAGGGCATCAACGAGGCCGGGTCGACGTCGTCGTTCACGGCGGTGGGCACGTCCTACGCCACGCACGGCGAGCCGATGATCCCGATCTACATCTTCTACTCGATGTTCGGGTTCCAGCGCACCGGCGACGGCCTGTGGGCCGCCGCGGACCAGATGGCGCGCGGGTTCGTGCTCGGCGCCACCGCCGGCCGCACCACACTGACCGGTGAGGGCCTGCAGCACGCGGACGGGCATTCGCTGCTGCTGGCGCACACCAACCCGGCCGTGGTGGCCTACGACCCGGCGTGGTCGTTCGAGATCGCCCACATCGTGCGGGACGGCCTGCGCCGGATGTACGGCGAGGGCGGCCCGGACGGCAACGGCGAGAACGTGTTCTACTACATCACGATCTACAACGAGCCGTACCGGCAGCCGGCCGAGCCGGAGAACCTCGACGTGGCGGGCCTGCTCAAGGGTCTCTACCGCTACGCGGAGGCGCCGGCGGGCGACGGTCCCGAGGCGCAGATCCTGGTGTCCGGCGTGACGATGCCGGACGCGCTCAAGGCGCAGCAGATGCTGGCCGAGGAGTGGGGCGTGCGCGCGGCCGTGTGGTCCGCGACGTCGTGGTCGGAGCTGCGCCGGGAGGCGGTCGCGGTCGACCGGGACAACCTGCTGCACCCGGCGGACGAGCCGCGCGTGCCGTACGTGACGCAGGCCCTGTCCGGCGCGACCGGCCCGGTCGTGGCGGTATCGGACTGGATGCGGGCGGTACCCGACCTGATCCGCCCGTGGGTGCCGACCGACATGGTCACCCTGGGCACCGACGGGTTCGGGTTCTCCGACACGCGTCCGGCGGCGCGGCGGTACTTCCTGGTCGACGCCGAGTCGATCACGGTCGCCACGCTGGCGGCGCTCGCCAAGCGTGGCGAGGTCGCGCAGGACAAGGTGGTCGAGGCCGCGCGCAAGTACCGGATCGACGACGTGACCGCGGCGGGTCCGCAGCTGACCGACGCCGGCAACGCCTGA
- a CDS encoding DUF3052 domain-containing protein has translation MVAAGDAEHSSVAERLGIKPDMVVQEIGWDEDVDDDLRAAIEEHIGGDLLDEDADEVIDVVLLWWREDDGDLVDAIMDARSPLDENGFIWVLTPKTGQPGHVEPSEIAEAVPTVGLAQTSNISVGPNWSGTKLVPPKSKSKQR, from the coding sequence GTGGTCGCCGCTGGAGACGCTGAGCACAGCAGCGTCGCCGAGAGGCTTGGCATCAAGCCGGACATGGTGGTTCAGGAGATCGGGTGGGACGAGGACGTCGACGACGACCTGCGTGCCGCGATCGAAGAACATATCGGCGGCGATCTCCTCGACGAGGACGCCGACGAGGTCATCGACGTGGTCCTGCTGTGGTGGCGGGAGGACGACGGGGACCTGGTCGACGCGATCATGGACGCGCGGTCGCCCCTCGACGAGAACGGTTTCATCTGGGTGCTCACCCCCAAGACGGGGCAGCCCGGGCACGTGGAGCCGAGCGAGATCGCCGAGGCGGTGCCCACCGTCGGCCTCGCCCAGACCTCGAACATCAGCGTCGGGCCGAACTGGTCCGGCACCAAGCTGGTGCCGCCGAAGTCCAAGTCGAAGCAGCGCTGA
- a CDS encoding peroxiredoxin, giving the protein MAIEVGSVAPDFTLNDYNKQPVTLSSFRGDKPVLLVFYPFAFSGICQGELCQLRDEFAEYDGQGVQVLGVSVDTPFSLKAWAEQQGYQFPLLSDFWPHGEVAKLYGVFNEGAGLANRGTFLIDKDGVVRFAEVNQPGEPRDQLAWKRAVAELPE; this is encoded by the coding sequence ATGGCGATCGAGGTCGGTTCAGTTGCTCCGGACTTCACCCTGAACGACTACAACAAGCAGCCGGTCACGCTGTCGTCGTTCCGTGGCGACAAGCCGGTGCTGCTGGTCTTCTACCCGTTCGCGTTCAGCGGGATCTGCCAGGGCGAGCTCTGCCAGCTGCGCGACGAGTTCGCCGAGTACGACGGCCAGGGCGTGCAGGTGCTGGGGGTGTCGGTGGACACACCGTTCTCGCTCAAGGCGTGGGCCGAGCAGCAGGGTTACCAGTTCCCGCTGCTGTCGGACTTCTGGCCGCACGGTGAGGTGGCCAAGCTCTACGGCGTGTTCAACGAGGGCGCCGGCCTGGCCAACCGCGGCACCTTCCTGATCGACAAGGACGGCGTGGTGCGCTTCGCCGAGGTGAACCAGCCGGGTGAGCCGCGCGACCAGCTCGCCTGGAAGCGTGCGGTGGCCGAGCTGCCGGAATGA